The Pseudomonas orientalis genome contains a region encoding:
- a CDS encoding alginate export family protein has translation MKLNPFVKAGIGLSFALLWSCPTLAALTEAKNFGLEVKATAQSEDDRDLGTQKGGDVNGIGLDLRPWIYGESGAWSAYAMGQAVVSSDIIETDTLQPSADDTTEQSSNDDRKAKKNYLALREFWVGYSGFTPYPGEILKFGRQRLRNDDGQWRDTNIEALNWTFDTTLLKANVGAAERFSEYRTDLKELSPVDKDRQHFYADAAYQWTPGQWIGLRGHHTHDDGKLDYAEPGVASDPLDKRENGDLTWLGIEANSDAYNWRNTNTVNYWASITGMKGDRDTVNTLNADGSRPTNGKRSDDVSGWATDIGVRLRLDPQWQVGAAYSRASAEYEQNGLQSNRSNWTGTQSRVHRFGEAFRGEMNNMQSMSLFGSWQLREDYDASLVYHKFWRVDGNKPVGSNGIDAVQNNTDDVTGAILSSTSLPLEDGKKDLGQEMDLVVTKYFKKGLLPAALSQSIDEPSALVRLRAGVFKPGDAYGSQVDSYMHRAFVDVVWKF, from the coding sequence ATGAAGCTCAACCCATTCGTCAAGGCCGGCATCGGCCTGTCCTTCGCCCTGCTGTGGTCGTGCCCGACCCTGGCCGCGCTGACCGAAGCCAAGAACTTCGGCCTGGAAGTCAAAGCCACCGCGCAGTCCGAAGACGACCGCGACCTGGGCACCCAGAAAGGCGGCGACGTCAACGGTATCGGCCTCGACCTGCGCCCGTGGATCTACGGCGAAAGCGGCGCGTGGAGCGCCTACGCCATGGGCCAGGCGGTGGTGTCCAGCGACATTATCGAGACCGACACCCTGCAACCGTCGGCCGATGACACGACCGAACAATCGAGCAACGACGACCGCAAGGCGAAGAAAAACTACCTGGCCCTGCGCGAGTTCTGGGTCGGCTACAGCGGCTTCACGCCCTACCCCGGCGAGATCCTCAAGTTCGGTCGCCAGCGCCTGCGCAATGACGACGGTCAATGGCGCGACACCAACATCGAAGCGCTGAACTGGACCTTCGACACCACCCTGCTCAAGGCCAACGTCGGCGCCGCCGAACGCTTCAGCGAATACCGCACCGACCTCAAGGAACTGTCGCCGGTCGACAAGGACCGCCAGCACTTCTACGCCGACGCCGCCTACCAATGGACGCCGGGCCAGTGGATCGGTCTGCGCGGCCACCACACCCACGACGACGGCAAGCTCGACTACGCCGAACCGGGCGTGGCCAGCGACCCATTGGACAAGCGCGAAAACGGCGACCTGACCTGGCTCGGCATCGAAGCCAACAGCGACGCCTATAACTGGCGCAACACCAACACGGTCAACTACTGGGCCAGCATCACCGGCATGAAGGGCGACCGCGACACGGTCAACACCTTGAACGCCGATGGCAGCCGCCCGACCAATGGCAAGCGCAGTGATGACGTCAGCGGCTGGGCCACCGATATCGGCGTGCGCCTGCGCCTGGACCCGCAGTGGCAAGTGGGCGCGGCCTATTCGCGCGCCAGCGCCGAGTACGAACAGAACGGCCTGCAAAGCAACCGTTCGAACTGGACCGGCACCCAGTCCCGCGTGCACCGCTTCGGCGAGGCGTTTCGCGGCGAGATGAACAACATGCAGTCCATGAGCCTGTTCGGTTCCTGGCAGCTGCGCGAGGACTACGACGCCAGCCTGGTGTACCACAAGTTCTGGCGCGTGGACGGCAACAAGCCGGTGGGCAGCAACGGCATCGACGCGGTGCAGAACAACACCGACGACGTGACCGGCGCGATCCTCTCCAGCACCTCCCTGCCGCTTGAAGACGGCAAGAAGGACCTCGGCCAGGAGATGGACCTGGTCGTCACCAAGTACTTCAAGAAAGGCTTGCTGCCCGCCGCGCTGAGCCAGTCGATCGACGAGCCCTCGGCCCTGGTGCGCTTGCGTGCCGGCGTGTTCAAGCCGGGCGACGCCTATGGCAGCCAGGTCGACTCCTACATGCACCGCGCCTTTGTCGACGTGGTCTGGAAATTCTGA
- the algK gene encoding alginate biosynthesis TPR repeat lipoprotein AlgK, whose product MGSVALLAVAVSLAGCAGLPDQRLANEALKRGDTVTAQQNYQQLADLGYSEAQVGLADIQVGTRDPAQIKQAEATYRAAADTSPRAQARLGRLLVAKPGATEAEHHEAQMLLKKAFANGEGNTLIPLAMLYLQYPHSFPDVNAQQQISQWQAAGYPEAGLAQVLLYRTQNTYDQHLDDVERICKAALNTTDICYVELATVYQKKAEPEKQAELLKQMEAGYSRGTVTAQRVDSVARVLGDATLGTPDEKTAQALLEKIAPGYPASWVSLAQLLYDFPELGDVDQMMKYLDNGRAADQPRAELLLGKLYYEGKWVPADAKAAEAHFEKAVGREVAADYYLGQIYRRGYLGKVYPQKALDHLLTAARNGQNSADFAIAQLFSQGKGTKPDPLNAYVFSQLAKAQDTPEANELATQLEAPLTPEQRAEGQRLVQQELAARGTLAQSTLQLHALQEDGEESL is encoded by the coding sequence ATGGGTTCGGTGGCGTTGCTGGCGGTTGCGGTGAGCCTGGCCGGTTGTGCCGGCCTGCCCGACCAACGCCTGGCCAATGAAGCGCTCAAGCGTGGCGACACCGTCACCGCCCAGCAGAATTACCAGCAACTGGCAGACCTGGGCTACAGCGAGGCCCAGGTGGGCCTGGCTGATATCCAGGTCGGTACCCGCGATCCGGCGCAAATCAAACAGGCCGAGGCCACCTACCGCGCGGCGGCGGACACTTCGCCCCGTGCCCAGGCGCGCCTTGGCCGCCTGCTGGTGGCCAAGCCCGGCGCCACCGAAGCCGAACACCATGAAGCGCAAATGCTGCTGAAAAAAGCCTTTGCCAATGGCGAAGGCAATACCCTGATCCCGCTGGCGATGCTGTACCTGCAATACCCGCACAGCTTCCCCGACGTGAACGCCCAGCAGCAGATCAGCCAATGGCAGGCCGCCGGTTATCCGGAAGCCGGCCTGGCCCAAGTGCTGCTGTATCGCACCCAGAACACCTACGACCAGCATCTGGATGACGTGGAGCGCATCTGCAAAGCCGCGCTGAACACCACCGATATCTGCTACGTCGAGCTGGCCACCGTCTACCAGAAAAAAGCCGAGCCGGAAAAACAGGCCGAGCTGCTCAAGCAGATGGAAGCAGGCTACAGCCGTGGCACCGTCACCGCCCAGCGCGTCGACAGCGTCGCCCGCGTACTCGGCGATGCCACCCTCGGCACGCCGGACGAGAAAACCGCCCAGGCGTTGCTGGAAAAAATCGCCCCGGGTTACCCCGCGTCCTGGGTCAGCCTGGCGCAACTGCTCTACGACTTCCCCGAACTGGGCGACGTCGACCAGATGATGAAGTACCTGGACAACGGCCGCGCCGCCGACCAGCCACGCGCCGAATTGCTGCTGGGCAAGCTCTACTACGAAGGCAAGTGGGTACCGGCCGACGCCAAGGCTGCCGAGGCGCATTTCGAGAAAGCCGTGGGCCGTGAAGTGGCCGCCGATTACTACCTCGGCCAGATCTACCGTCGTGGCTACCTGGGCAAGGTCTACCCGCAAAAAGCCCTGGACCACCTGCTGACCGCAGCGCGCAACGGCCAGAACAGCGCCGATTTCGCCATTGCCCAACTGTTTTCCCAAGGCAAGGGCACCAAGCCCGACCCGCTCAACGCCTATGTCTTCAGCCAACTGGCCAAGGCCCAGGACACGCCGGAAGCCAATGAGCTGGCCACCCAGCTCGAAGCCCCGCTGACGCCTGAGCAACGCGCCGAAGGCCAACGCCTGGTGCAACAGGAGCTGGCCGCCCGCGGCACCCTGGCCCAGAGCACGCTGCAACTGCACGCCCTGCAAGAAGACGGCGAGGAATCCCTATGA
- a CDS encoding alginate biosynthesis protein Alg44 translates to MNSQVNANVVHESEAQRQHARVKIPAKLRFFNSDRTPTEAKVIDLSAGGLAFTATQPLTIGQVHKGRLQFVIDNLGLAMDVELQIRSYDRQTGRTGCQFQNLDAQDISTLRHLITSHLSGDIVTMGDVLATLQRDNFTKARKVKDGGSGMTAFGRLRAVTFSLAIFLVGLAAFGFVFKSLYGMYFVSHAQAGLVSVPGMNVTMPRDGTVQSLLKGDAVAAKGAPLATFSTSMLDVLKGHLDEDQLQPAKVEELFGKQMTGTLTSPCDCVVAQQLVADGQYASKGDVIFQLVPRGSQANVEARFSYRQFGDVRPGTPVSFQVADEDQVRTGTIVSSTSLNSADLSSDIRVQIKPDAPLDSTYAGRPVEVTSDRGPSLNWLIDKAMAHGL, encoded by the coding sequence ATGAACAGCCAAGTAAACGCCAACGTAGTCCACGAATCCGAAGCCCAGCGCCAGCACGCCCGGGTCAAAATCCCGGCCAAGCTGCGCTTCTTCAACAGCGACCGCACGCCGACCGAAGCCAAGGTCATCGACCTGTCCGCCGGCGGCCTGGCCTTCACCGCCACGCAGCCGTTGACCATCGGCCAGGTGCACAAGGGTCGCCTGCAGTTCGTCATCGATAACCTTGGCCTGGCGATGGACGTGGAGCTGCAGATCCGCTCCTACGACCGCCAGACCGGCCGCACCGGTTGCCAGTTCCAGAACCTCGATGCCCAGGATATTTCCACCCTGCGCCACCTGATCACTTCGCACTTGTCCGGCGACATCGTGACCATGGGCGACGTGCTGGCCACCCTGCAACGCGACAACTTCACCAAGGCGCGCAAGGTCAAGGACGGCGGCAGCGGCATGACCGCGTTCGGGCGTCTGCGCGCCGTGACCTTCAGCCTGGCGATTTTCCTGGTGGGCCTGGCCGCCTTCGGCTTTGTGTTCAAATCGCTGTACGGCATGTATTTCGTCAGCCACGCCCAGGCCGGCCTTGTAAGTGTACCGGGCATGAACGTGACCATGCCGCGTGACGGCACCGTGCAAAGCCTGCTCAAGGGTGACGCGGTAGCGGCCAAAGGCGCGCCGCTGGCGACCTTCAGCACCAGCATGCTCGATGTGCTCAAGGGCCATCTGGACGAAGACCAACTGCAACCGGCCAAGGTTGAAGAACTGTTCGGCAAGCAAATGACCGGCACCCTGACCTCGCCGTGCGATTGCGTGGTCGCCCAGCAACTGGTTGCCGACGGCCAGTACGCCAGCAAGGGTGACGTGATCTTCCAACTGGTGCCACGCGGTAGCCAGGCCAACGTGGAAGCGCGCTTCAGCTATCGCCAGTTCGGTGATGTGCGCCCAGGTACGCCGGTGAGCTTCCAGGTCGCCGACGAAGACCAGGTACGCACCGGCACCATCGTCAGCAGCACCAGCTTGAACAGCGCCGACCTGTCCTCCGACATCCGCGTGCAGATCAAACCGGACGCCCCGCTGGACAGCACCTACGCCGGCCGCCCGGTGGAAGTCACCAGTGACCGCGGCCCTTCGCTGAACTGGCTGATCGATAAAGCCATGGCTCACGGTCTGTAA
- the alg8 gene encoding mannuronan synthase — MSKLKHVLLQAAGWLLFLSLLMGLALLLPASTFDSQSKNFIFLIGAVGIWRYSMGATHFFRGMLFLYVVYPHLRRKVRKLGKAADPSHVFLMVTSFRIDALTTAQVYSSVIREAIECGFPTTVVCSLVEMSDELLVKSLWEKMNPPAHVKLDFVRIAGTGKRDGLAFGFRAISRHLPDDRAVVAVIDGDTVLAEGVVRKTVPWFQLFGNVGGLTTNEFCEVRGGYIMSEWHKLRFAQRHINMCSMALSKRVLTMTGRMSVFRASVVTDPGFIADVESDSLQHWRLGRFKFLTGDDKSSWFSLMRLGYDTFYVPDAAINTVEHPPEKSFIKASRKLMFRWYGNNLRQNSRALGLGVRRLGVFTSVVLFDQRVSMWTSLLGLTVAIIATFKYGGAFILAYLLWIGITRLILTLLLSCSGHKIGPAYPLILYYNQIMGALVKIYVFFRLDQQSWTRQDTKLTRDLASFQRWFNTWSSRTMTFSAGSIFVAVLLMMV, encoded by the coding sequence ATGTCCAAGTTAAAACATGTATTGCTGCAAGCCGCCGGCTGGCTGTTGTTTCTCAGCCTGCTGATGGGACTCGCCCTGCTGTTGCCGGCGAGCACCTTCGATTCGCAATCGAAGAATTTTATTTTCCTGATTGGCGCCGTCGGTATCTGGCGCTACTCGATGGGTGCAACGCATTTCTTTCGCGGCATGCTGTTCCTGTACGTGGTGTACCCGCACCTGCGCCGCAAGGTGCGCAAGCTGGGCAAGGCCGCCGACCCCTCCCATGTGTTCCTGATGGTCACCAGCTTCAGGATCGATGCGCTGACCACTGCGCAGGTCTACAGCTCGGTGATTCGCGAAGCCATCGAATGCGGCTTCCCCACCACCGTGGTCTGCTCGCTGGTGGAAATGTCCGATGAGCTGCTGGTCAAGAGCCTCTGGGAAAAAATGAACCCACCGGCTCACGTCAAGCTCGACTTCGTGCGCATCGCCGGTACCGGCAAGCGCGACGGCCTGGCCTTCGGTTTCCGCGCCATCTCGCGCCACCTGCCGGATGACCGCGCCGTGGTGGCCGTGATCGATGGCGACACCGTGCTGGCCGAAGGCGTGGTGCGCAAGACCGTGCCGTGGTTCCAGCTGTTCGGCAATGTCGGTGGCCTGACCACCAACGAATTCTGCGAAGTGCGCGGCGGCTACATCATGAGCGAATGGCACAAGCTGCGCTTCGCCCAGCGCCACATCAACATGTGCTCCATGGCCCTGTCCAAGCGCGTGCTGACCATGACCGGGCGTATGTCGGTGTTCCGCGCCAGCGTGGTGACTGACCCGGGCTTTATCGCCGACGTGGAAAGCGACTCGCTGCAACACTGGCGCCTGGGCCGCTTCAAGTTCCTCACCGGTGATGACAAGTCCAGCTGGTTCAGCCTGATGCGCCTGGGCTACGACACCTTCTACGTGCCGGATGCCGCGATCAACACCGTGGAACACCCGCCGGAAAAGAGCTTTATCAAGGCCAGCCGCAAGCTGATGTTCCGCTGGTACGGCAACAACCTGCGCCAGAACTCCCGCGCCCTGGGCCTGGGTGTGCGCCGCCTCGGTGTGTTCACCAGTGTGGTGCTGTTCGACCAGCGCGTGTCGATGTGGACCTCGCTGCTCGGCCTGACCGTGGCAATCATCGCCACCTTCAAATACGGCGGTGCCTTCATCCTCGCGTACCTGCTGTGGATCGGCATCACCCGCCTGATCCTCACGCTGCTGCTGTCGTGCTCCGGCCACAAGATCGGCCCGGCCTATCCGCTGATTCTCTATTACAACCAGATCATGGGCGCGCTGGTGAAGATCTACGTGTTCTTCCGCCTTGATCAACAGTCCTGGACCCGCCAGGACACCAAACTGACCCGCGATTTGGCCAGCTTTCAACGTTGGTTCAACACCTGGTCGTCTCGGACCATGACCTTCTCCGCCGGCAGCATTTTCGTCGCCGTGTTGCTGATGATGGTCTGA
- a CDS encoding nucleotide sugar dehydrogenase translates to MRISIFGLGYVGAVCAGCLSARGHEVVGVDISKEKIDLINAGKSPIVEPGLGELLSQGIQTGRLRGTTNFAEAIRDTDLSMICVGTPSKKNGDLELNYIESVCREIGFVLRDKTTRHTIVVRSTVLPGTVANVVIPILEDCSGKKAGVDFGVAVNPEFLRESTAIADYDLPPMTVIGEFDTASGDVLQSLYEELDAPIIRKDIAVAEMIKYTCNVWHATKVTFANEIGNIAKAVGVDGREVMDVVCQDKTLNLSQYYMRPGFAFGGSCLPKDVRALTYRAGSLDVEAPLLNSLMRSNESQVQNAFDIVSSHDKRKVALLGLSFKAGTDDLRESPLVELAEMLIGKGYDLSIYDSNVEYARVHGANKDYIEGKIPHVSSLLNSDFDDVINNSDVIILGNRDEKFRALAHNAPEGKQVVDLVGFMSKATSVSGRTEGICW, encoded by the coding sequence ATGCGCATCAGCATATTTGGTTTGGGTTACGTTGGCGCCGTGTGTGCCGGTTGCCTGTCTGCCCGTGGCCACGAAGTGGTCGGCGTAGACATCTCCAAGGAAAAGATCGACCTGATCAATGCCGGTAAGTCGCCGATCGTTGAGCCGGGTCTGGGCGAGCTGTTGAGCCAGGGCATCCAGACTGGCCGACTGCGTGGCACCACCAACTTCGCCGAAGCCATCCGCGATACCGACCTGTCGATGATTTGCGTAGGCACGCCAAGCAAGAAGAACGGCGACCTGGAACTCAACTACATCGAGTCGGTATGCCGCGAGATCGGTTTTGTCCTGCGTGACAAGACCACCCGCCACACCATCGTGGTACGCAGCACCGTACTGCCGGGCACCGTAGCCAATGTGGTGATCCCGATCCTCGAAGACTGCTCCGGCAAGAAAGCCGGCGTCGACTTCGGCGTTGCGGTCAACCCGGAGTTCCTGCGCGAATCCACCGCCATCGCCGACTACGACCTGCCACCGATGACCGTGATCGGCGAGTTCGACACCGCCTCCGGCGATGTCCTGCAGTCGCTCTACGAAGAACTCGACGCGCCGATCATCCGCAAGGACATCGCCGTCGCCGAAATGATCAAGTACACCTGCAACGTGTGGCACGCCACCAAAGTCACCTTCGCCAACGAGATCGGCAACATCGCCAAAGCGGTCGGCGTCGATGGCCGTGAAGTGATGGACGTGGTCTGCCAGGACAAGACGCTCAACCTGTCCCAGTACTACATGCGCCCGGGCTTTGCTTTCGGCGGCTCGTGCCTGCCCAAAGACGTGCGCGCCCTGACCTACCGCGCCGGCTCCCTGGACGTGGAAGCGCCGCTGCTCAACTCGCTGATGCGCAGCAACGAGTCCCAGGTGCAGAACGCCTTCGACATCGTCTCCAGCCACGACAAGCGCAAAGTCGCCCTGCTGGGCCTGAGCTTCAAGGCCGGTACCGACGACCTGCGTGAAAGCCCGTTGGTAGAACTGGCGGAAATGCTGATCGGCAAGGGCTACGACCTGAGCATCTACGACAGCAACGTCGAGTACGCCCGCGTGCACGGTGCGAACAAGGACTACATCGAAGGCAAGATCCCCCACGTCTCGTCCCTGCTCAACTCGGACTTCGATGATGTGATCAACAACTCCGACGTGATCATCCTCGGTAACCGTGACGAGAAGTTCCGTGCCCTGGCGCACAACGCGCCGGAAGGCAAGCAAGTGGTCGACCTGGTGGGCTTCATGTCCAAGGCCACCAGCGTGAGCGGCCGTACTGAAGGTATTTGCTGGTAA
- the yaaA gene encoding peroxide stress protein YaaA: MLMVISPAKTLDFESKPVTARFTQPQYLDHSQELIEQLRELSPAQISELMHVSDKIGGLNAARFGSWTPAFTPANAKQALLAFKGDVYTGLNAETFSDADFSYAQDHLRMLSGLYGLLRPLDLMMPYRLEMGTKLANARGKDLYAFWGARISEWLNEALAAQGDDVLLNLASNEYFSAVKRTALNARIINTEFKDLKNGQYKIISFYAKKARGMMSRFVIEERINDPAKLKQFDVQGYRFNAAQSKPDNLVFLRDHAPE; the protein is encoded by the coding sequence ATGCTGATGGTGATTTCCCCCGCCAAAACCCTCGACTTCGAGTCCAAGCCGGTCACTGCGCGCTTCACCCAGCCGCAGTACCTGGACCATTCCCAGGAACTGATCGAGCAACTGCGCGAACTGAGCCCGGCGCAGATCAGCGAGTTGATGCACGTCTCCGACAAGATCGGCGGCCTCAATGCCGCCCGCTTCGGCAGCTGGACGCCCGCTTTCACCCCGGCCAACGCCAAGCAGGCGCTGCTGGCGTTCAAGGGCGACGTCTATACAGGCCTGAACGCCGAGACCTTCAGCGATGCCGATTTCAGCTACGCCCAGGATCACCTGCGCATGCTCTCGGGGCTCTACGGCCTGTTGCGCCCGCTGGATTTGATGATGCCGTACCGCCTGGAGATGGGCACCAAGCTGGCCAATGCCCGTGGCAAGGATCTTTACGCGTTCTGGGGCGCGCGCATCAGCGAGTGGTTGAATGAAGCACTGGCCGCGCAAGGCGACGACGTGCTGCTCAACCTGGCTTCCAACGAGTACTTCTCGGCGGTCAAGCGCACGGCGCTGAACGCACGGATCATCAACACCGAGTTCAAGGACCTGAAGAACGGCCAGTACAAGATCATCAGCTTCTACGCGAAGAAAGCACGAGGCATGATGAGCCGGTTTGTGATTGAAGAACGCATCAACGATCCGGCGAAGCTCAAGCAGTTCGATGTGCAGGGCTACCGCTTCAATGCGGCGCAGTCCAAGCCGGATAACCTGGTGTTCTTGCGCGATCACGCACCGGAATAA
- a CDS encoding polysaccharide deacetylase family protein, whose product MRLALLLSACLLCLNAQAAPVDVASLDRATWPEKLASPALFDVASRAEILMFAHGLLVSEALDDTALKQRLGLKIINLAAIDDLRRQLWQRLLENYTFAQQSCEEDASFCYLVENMDDLREQAGKFEVSDDSFYIGWAAPSRHFHERYLDELLRKAALLPQISSEVARFGDHERNGDELNDRMFLLTFDGGPATVGGNTDWLADYLRKQKMNATFFTLGSSLQTRVERSSAADVQALYQGQCVGIQGWQYRSHSHWVDWQDSITRSASLVQNLLPENYLPLFRPPYGQRRADSQGFFQAQGLQVALWDIDSQDDPGKLKAEESAQRVLTLMLLWRKGVIVFHDPQDKARVALPMLLQSTAQSGLGWQDCREAFR is encoded by the coding sequence GTGCGATTAGCGCTTTTATTGTCGGCTTGCCTGCTGTGCCTGAATGCCCAGGCCGCGCCGGTGGACGTAGCCAGCCTCGACCGCGCCACCTGGCCGGAAAAACTCGCCAGCCCGGCGCTGTTCGATGTGGCCTCGCGCGCGGAAATCCTGATGTTTGCCCACGGCCTGTTGGTCAGCGAAGCCCTGGACGACACCGCGCTCAAGCAGCGCCTGGGGCTGAAGATCATCAACCTGGCCGCCATCGACGATCTGCGTCGCCAGCTCTGGCAACGGTTGTTGGAGAACTACACGTTCGCCCAGCAAAGCTGCGAAGAAGACGCTTCGTTCTGCTACCTGGTGGAAAACATGGATGACCTGCGCGAGCAGGCCGGCAAGTTCGAAGTCAGTGACGACTCTTTCTATATAGGCTGGGCCGCCCCCAGCCGGCACTTTCACGAACGCTATCTCGATGAACTGCTGCGCAAGGCCGCGCTGCTGCCGCAGATCAGCAGCGAAGTGGCGCGCTTTGGTGACCACGAACGCAATGGCGACGAGCTCAACGATCGCATGTTCCTGCTGACCTTCGACGGCGGCCCGGCAACGGTCGGCGGCAATACCGACTGGCTCGCCGACTACCTGCGCAAGCAAAAGATGAACGCCACGTTCTTCACCCTTGGCAGCAGTCTGCAAACCCGTGTGGAGCGCAGTTCCGCCGCGGATGTGCAGGCGCTGTACCAAGGGCAGTGCGTGGGAATCCAGGGCTGGCAGTATCGTTCTCACAGCCATTGGGTCGACTGGCAGGATTCCATCACCCGCAGCGCGTCACTGGTGCAAAACCTGCTGCCGGAAAACTACCTGCCGCTGTTCCGGCCGCCTTACGGGCAACGGCGTGCGGACAGTCAGGGATTCTTCCAGGCCCAGGGTCTGCAAGTGGCGCTATGGGACATCGATTCCCAGGACGATCCGGGCAAGCTCAAGGCCGAAGAGTCGGCGCAACGGGTGCTGACGCTGATGCTGCTGTGGCGCAAAGGCGTGATTGTGTTCCACGATCCCCAGGACAAGGCGCGGGTGGCATTGCCAATGTTGTTGCAGTCGACGGCGCAGAGTGGCTTGGGTTGGCAGGACTGTCGTGAAGCATTTCGATGA
- a CDS encoding PhoH family protein, translated as MDDHGRTPSSDQPILYVLDTNVLIHDPNALLNFEEHHVAIPMIVLEELDKLKSGHHSVAAECRQAIRLIDKTLGEASPEDVEVGVPIQRGKSGPKGLLSILMSKRSEPNSLLPENLNDNKIINQLIDLHARDKDLRVVLVTKDINMRLKARACGIAAEDYSTDQLVDDVSMLSRGYHMMTGSFWDRVSKVETRQDHGRTWHQVQLIDNLPAVHINEFIVDEQGFVGWIKEIQVDKLLILDLHQEPLLHQEAWGLKPRDIYQSLALYALLDPDIHLVNLTGAAGSGKTILALAAAIEQTMVTKRYRRIIATRSVQGLDQEIGFLPGTEAEKMEPWLGAITDNLEALHMDDENTHGSVDYILSKVPLQFKSLNYIRGRSFQQSLILIDECQNLTPHQMKTIITRAGAGSKVVCLGNLAQIDTPYLSATSSGLTYLTERFKDFPNGVHIALQGVPRSILAEYAESHL; from the coding sequence ATGGATGATCATGGACGCACCCCTTCTTCCGACCAGCCAATCCTTTATGTGCTTGATACCAACGTACTGATTCACGATCCAAACGCACTGCTTAACTTTGAAGAACACCACGTCGCCATCCCCATGATCGTGCTGGAGGAACTGGACAAACTCAAAAGCGGCCACCACAGCGTCGCCGCCGAATGCCGCCAGGCCATCCGCCTGATCGACAAGACCCTGGGCGAAGCCTCACCCGAGGACGTTGAAGTCGGCGTGCCGATCCAGCGTGGCAAGAGCGGGCCCAAGGGGTTGCTGTCGATCCTGATGAGCAAGCGCAGCGAGCCCAACAGCCTGCTGCCGGAAAACCTCAACGACAACAAAATCATCAACCAACTGATCGACCTGCACGCGCGCGACAAGGACTTGCGCGTGGTGCTGGTGACCAAAGACATCAATATGCGCCTGAAGGCCCGGGCATGCGGGATCGCGGCCGAGGACTACAGCACCGACCAACTGGTCGACGACGTGTCGATGCTGTCCCGTGGTTATCACATGATGACCGGCTCGTTCTGGGACCGTGTCAGCAAGGTCGAAACCCGCCAGGATCACGGGCGTACCTGGCATCAGGTGCAGTTGATCGACAACCTGCCGGCGGTGCATATCAATGAATTCATCGTCGACGAGCAGGGCTTCGTGGGTTGGATCAAAGAGATCCAGGTCGACAAGCTGCTGATCCTCGACCTGCATCAGGAACCCCTGTTGCACCAGGAAGCCTGGGGCCTGAAACCGCGTGACATCTACCAGAGCCTGGCGCTGTATGCGCTGCTCGATCCGGACATCCATCTGGTCAACCTGACCGGCGCTGCAGGCTCGGGGAAAACCATCCTCGCCCTGGCTGCCGCCATTGAACAGACCATGGTGACCAAGCGCTACCGCCGCATCATCGCCACCCGCAGCGTGCAGGGCCTGGACCAGGAAATCGGCTTTTTGCCCGGCACCGAGGCGGAAAAAATGGAGCCGTGGCTGGGGGCGATCACCGACAACCTCGAAGCCTTGCACATGGATGACGAAAACACCCATGGCAGCGTCGACTACATCCTCAGCAAAGTGCCGTTGCAGTTCAAATCCCTCAACTACATTCGAGGTCGCAGCTTCCAGCAGAGCCTGATTTTGATCGACGAATGCCAGAACCTCACCCCGCACCAGATGAAAACCATCATCACCCGTGCCGGCGCCGGTTCCAAAGTGGTGTGCCTGGGCAACCTGGCACAGATCGACACCCCTTACCTGTCCGCGACCAGCTCCGGGCTGACTTACCTGACGGAACGCTTCAAGGACTTCCCGAACGGCGTGCACATCGCGCTGCAGGGCGTACCACGTTCGATTCTGGCCGAGTACGCCGAGTCTCATTTGTAA
- the moaC gene encoding cyclic pyranopterin monophosphate synthase MoaC, giving the protein MLTHLDSQGRAHMVDVTDKAVTFREAVAEARVRMLPETLTMIVDGAHPKGDVFAVARIAGIQAAKKTSDLIPLCHPLMLTGVKVELRADGVDAVHILARCKLSGQTGVEMEALTAASVAALTIYDMCKAVDRGMTIESIRLLEKLGGKSGHFKADQV; this is encoded by the coding sequence GTGCTGACTCATCTCGATTCCCAAGGTCGCGCCCACATGGTCGACGTCACCGACAAAGCCGTGACGTTCCGTGAAGCCGTGGCCGAAGCGCGGGTGCGCATGTTGCCCGAAACCCTGACAATGATTGTCGACGGCGCCCACCCCAAGGGCGACGTATTTGCCGTGGCCCGTATCGCCGGGATCCAGGCGGCGAAAAAAACCAGTGACTTGATCCCCCTGTGCCACCCGCTGATGCTCACTGGCGTCAAGGTCGAACTGCGCGCCGATGGCGTGGATGCCGTGCATATTCTGGCGCGCTGCAAACTCTCAGGCCAGACCGGCGTGGAGATGGAGGCACTGACTGCCGCCAGCGTCGCGGCACTGACGATCTACGACATGTGCAAGGCGGTGGACCGTGGCATGACCATCGAAAGCATTCGCCTGCTGGAAAAGCTTGGCGGTAAAAGCGGGCATTTCAAGGCGGATCAGGTATGA